Genomic segment of Apium graveolens cultivar Ventura chromosome 7, ASM990537v1, whole genome shotgun sequence:
caaagatacggAAGGAACAATTCACAAGGATTCTGTGTCAAGGATAACAAAGCACTAAATTTGAAGGATTGACATTGGTTTAGAGATCAATAGGATGATCAGAGAAACAGAATATCACTAAACAGGGTTATCCAAGATAATCAATAGGTGCAATATGAatcatggcattataggtaacttgaacagaaagacagattatcaaagggtgaaatcaataggattatcaataacggGTTATTAAaaacaagggtacttcaaatcaatatcagggtttcataaagcaagggtttcatattttaacagttcaatactctacatggtatgaacaacattctctttataatcgtttacacaagtaatcaaagttacttgcctggatttactttcctgaaggttgtactactgccacctagtaaatcctttcctttcctagcctgaatgccctcacactccgaatctacaataaaaccaaaatcttaatcagattctcaactctcgttcccggaacgatcactctataccataactcgattatatctttgactcgagcatacgaatatagcttatacatataagcacatagcacttagcacatagcacatagcatattcCTTTCTTGtagcttttatatccttatatacaattaaagcgtactcgcttaaccttggctatttctcaaatcataCTATCATAACTCttttacgaccatagctatcacttatagctcttaataacaaacgatttaatttcctttttcttcTATCCCTTAAGTCGAACCATACATATAAAACACATCcacatatattcaatttcaaCCTCATATAAACAAACACAACTAATGCAATTCACAAGGATCATTTTAGCACTTAAACTTCATCCCTTTTTAACCAAAAATCGGAATCCTACTTTCATTAAGGATCGAAATCAACACTtttgtttaattattaaaatttgaaCATACCACTTCTTAATCTTTGTCATACAATCAAAATCTCACTTAGCAATTCAATTCACTCAATTTCACCTTTTATTCCTAAGAATCAACATTCAAGAATGGATTTTAACATGCAAAGAAATACATCACATTTCCCACTTATTTTAGTTCTTAACTAGATCATTCCATTCACTTAAACATCAAATCATACAACAACTAACTcattcaaccaacatgcatttacttaatcaataattaaccccttttatcttattttcattcggcaaaaacatagttttcaactcaaagactaatCACTAACATACATTaattgatcttctttaaaactatcatgcaatcacttttaggccacATAAATTTAGTGTTCAACAAGATTAATTCACAAAAACCGAATTCCTCTTCTTTATTTAACAAAACTGATAACTCCCTTTTCAATTCACATATTTAACCAACTTGATCAGTTTAAAAACAAAACCCATTCGGTTATATAGATAAAGACCACATGCAACCACTAAAATTAGAGTATACTTAGTTTAGAGTTCAGTTTacacatcacaactcaccaccggttcaccggagttcatcaccggtggcggtggcttcacggtggtgccctcattcgagggtgtccaaccacgaaacccccgatttTGTCAATTATGCAAGATAGACTAACATGCACATATTTTCTTTCATTTATTTGCAAAGAATCAAGCTTAACAAGATGACATCAATCAATAACAAGAAGAACCATGGGGTTCTCGGGTGAACACGCACACCGAGCACACACAACACATACACAAATCGGCATGCAAGCCtaatcacacacatgcacacacttctacctacacataagtgtttagaaagaagatttagggatgattgatgagtttgatcaaggaaaaatggaggtataccgagagagattgaagagagagccgagagagagagttgttcgaaagagagagagagagtgagagaaaaagaggagagaaaagagtgagtgcacggaaaagaagaagaaaatgggggaggaaggagtaatttatactccaccaacacaagggcaaaatggtaatctaaTAACTCCCTTTTCAATTCAcatattctttttctttttacttgaatgcaacgaaattcaaaataaaaaaatttctctctcggaaagtcgaaaattattgaaaatgacaattttaacacgtaggtctcgaaattagctttttatccattactcataatgaatttttgagcgaacggttgattttatatgaatttcgcaaacttgctttaataaatacacttttctcataaaatcaatttaaaaaatgcaaagatcaacaattaaattcactcattatttttaaaaagtctctaggatctttacgaagataacagaacaaatcccatgttttaatccttctcggatgattttataaaaatgcgcgaaggttaattaaacctttacttaaatcacgtaattcctttaaaattcacaaaattgacacagaacacatagtcatgcatacagtcaagcaatcacacatatacagtcacataacgactcaggtttGATCATAAAATTCATCCTTCTTCattctttatcctcttttacgcgtaccgggtcacgttcagcctgacggcccgacgctcagcgttttgattacgcttctcaatatctttaccaatcaacacgtcacttaggacgaaatactttatttactcattcattcattcaatcacataattcatattttatattctttaactccgtattaggacgggttccgttctacctgacggcccgacaccacaacTTATCTTTTAAGCTGattctttaaattggaacgtttttatccacgctcctaaactctagtatacagataagacaaataatcatcacttaatcacataattataatcacatcacataacacactctttatttacttaattacgacgcaaaatttcTCAGTCGTCACAAAATTGACAATAAAATATCTACATCAGATGAAAATCTACATATGTGCAAAATATTATGGATATTTGAACATCAAGATTTGTACATAATCCTTATCAATATCATTATACATAATTAATATTCAAAATCTATTAATATCCTTATCTATAATTAACATTATATATAATTGATTATATGTCTGTCACAATATATGTGAAAATATACACATTAttcacatattgaaaatataAAATCATGTCTAACTATCATCTCCAATTTTCTCTAATATTTCTAATAGCAATTATACGAGGGGTAGTGTCCATCGACTATAACGTTACTGATGTTGTTTCGGGTACCCCGGGAGGAATCAGGTTTGAAAAAGAAATAGGAGTCGATTATAGTATACAAGAAATGGGGACGATCAATCAATTTATCTACACCCTTTTTGATCAACAAAATAATCCAAATGATAGAAGACCGCAAAACTTTGTTCAATTATACATTGACGTACATGCTGACGAAGCTGCAGCAGTCACAAGTGGAAACATCATAAATATGAGCTCAATTTTCATACAAAACTATGATGGTGATGTAAAGTGGGGTTTTACTTCAATTCTTTATCATGAAATGACACATGTTTTTCAGTGGTTGCCAAGTAATGCACCAAATGGATTGATAGAAGGAATGGCAGATTATACGATGCTAAAAGCCAATTATTTTCCACCCGGACAAGCCAAACCTGGTGATGGTGATAGTTGGGATCAAGGGTACGATGTTACAGCGCGATTCCTTGAATATTGTGAAAGCTTGTTAGACAACTTCGTGGCACAACTTAACAAGAAAATGAAATATTCTTACAATGATAGGTATTTCAGTGATTTGATAGGAAAGTCAGTGGATCAGTTATGGCAGGAATACAAAGATAAATACAAACATAATGTATAACATTacaaatataataaatataaatattcaTGGTTGAGAGAATATTTGTTTTTGATAAAAAGTTGAAGCATGTCATTGAAATACATGATTTAAAATTATATGAAATctcaaattttaatatattatctTTTCAGTATAGATATTTGgagaagggggttaaatacaatTATATATACTAATTCATATTTTTTAATGACCACGAAATTTAAAATGTTTACTATCATTTTATGCAAAATATGACGTTCTGAAAATATATTCTTTATAGAATAGGCACGAAATTTTGTTTAATGCATGGTATAAATCATTGAATGATTAGAATGAGTACATCTGTTTAAAAGTCTTATCTCGTTGTATTAAAGATCGTAGTGAGTgataagataattttatttttagaaTTCACGTTAGATCGTGTTTTATTATCATTAATTTACTTAtttctattattttattttatacaaaaaaatattatttatatatgttattttgttatttttttgAATGCTTGTTTTATTcgtattaattataaatttattattattattatcatcatcatcaattcatttgttttttAAAACTCTTGTTTTATGATTTTAAGAAGAAATTGGTGTGAATTTTTAAAGAAGCTTAGGAAGATATTTTGTATGGAAAATTCTAGATAATAGATATTTTCTAGATGACAGATAATTTTAGCAAAGATATTTTTTATCGAAAACTCTAGACACATGATATTTTGTTATGTAAAATATAAAATGTCAATTTTTTAACTGAGTTTCTCCTAAAAATTTATTTCTACACTAACATTATTCTCGGTTCCACAATTAatgaaagaaaagaatgaaaaatgAGTTTTATTCTTTTCTCTCTAAATCTTTTCAACAATGTGAAGAAGATTTGGAAAAGATATTTTGGAGAAAAATATACAAGGATTTTTTCTCCAAATCTTTAGAAATCTTTTCCTTTCTTTCTTTAAAAAAATTTGGAAACAAGTTGAAGAAATCAAATCTTCACGATCTTTCCTTTTCTTTCGTAAAAACAATTATGGAACACAGAGGAGAGATCAGAGGAAAGAGAATCAAGGAGTTGAAGAAGAGAATTAATGTAGTAGTATCagattttttttgtaaatatacATATGAGAATCATTTCCTTAAATGTGAATTTTTATGAGTAGCCTCAATTATTCCCGAACGATTCTGTTCATTTGTAGCGCTACATGGAACTGATGAATTGTTGGGATTTTTTCTAtggataaataaataaatagatgaAATAGTTAAATACGAGGATTACGattgtataattataatttttaaatacttaaataattaattaattttaaaaataattaaatatcctcgtatattc
This window contains:
- the LOC141673829 gene encoding uncharacterized protein LOC141673829 — protein: MSNYHLQFSLIFLIAIIRGVVSIDYNVTDVVSGTPGGIRFEKEIGVDYSIQEMGTINQFIYTLFDQQNNPNDRRPQNFVQLYIDVHADEAAAVTSGNIINMSSIFIQNYDGDVKWGFTSILYHEMTHVFQWLPSNAPNGLIEGMADYTMLKANYFPPGQAKPGDGDSWDQGYDVTARFLEYCESLLDNFVAQLNKKMKYSYNDRYFSDLIGKSVDQLWQEYKDKYKHNV